The genomic region GGCCCCCTTGAGTTCGTCGAGGGAGAGGCGGCGCTCCCTCGCCCGGGCGGCCAGGTCGGCGACCTCCCGGGCCACCGTGAGAAGGTCCTTCCGGTCCGCGTCGCGGACCACGGGGACGATGAGCCCCTCGGGCGTGTCCACGGCCACCCCCATATGGACGTATTTCTTGTAGACGATCTCCTCCCTCGCCTCGTCGTAGGAGGCGTTGAGGAGGGGGTGGGCCTTGAGCACGGAGGCCAGGGCTTTCACGAAGAAGGCCGTGAGGCCGAGCTTGACGCCGTCGGCCTCGGCCAGGGGTTTGAGGCGTCCATACAGGGCCAGGAGGTCCGTCACGTCCGCTTCGTCCACGTGGGTCACGTGGGCGGCGGTGCGCTTGGAGAGGGCCATGGCCTGGGCGATGACCTTCCGGAGGTGGGAGACGGGCGCCCGCTCCACCGGACCGTAGGGGTCGGAGTCCGCCTCCCCCAGAGGCGCGGCGGGCCCGGTCGGCGGGGCGTGCTTCGCGCCGTCCACGCGGACGCGGAACGCGGAGGGAGCCGGGGGGGGAGCTTCGGCGAACCTGCGAAGGTCCTCGTCGGTGACGCGGCCGTTGCGCCCCGTCGCGGGGACGGAGGCGAGATCCACCCCCAGTTTGCGCGCCAGGGCCCGCGTGTGGGGCGTGGCGAGGACTCGCCCCGGCCGAGGGGCCGAGGGCGGCGGCGCGGAGGGGGCGAAGGCGTCTGCCGCCGCGGCGGATGAGACCGCCTCGGGGAGGGCGGGAGCATGCGCCTTGGCCTCGCCCTCGGTTCCGAATACGGCGATCACATCCCCCACGTGGATCACGTCTCCCTTGCCGAATCGCAGTTCCAGGACCGTCCCCGCCCTGGGGGACGGGAGGTCCACCACGGCCTTGTCGGTCTCCACCTTGACGAAGGGCTGGTCCACCTTCAGGGAGTCGCCCGCCTTCACGAGCCACTCCACGATGCGCCCCTCGTGGATTCCCTCCCCGACGTCCGGGAACTTGAATTCGAAAACCATGACCCCTCCCCTTAGAAATCCAGCGTCTTTCGCACGGCGGCCACCACGCGCTCCCGGTGGGGAAGGTAGTGGGCCTCCAGGAGCGAGAGCGGAAAGACCGTGTCGAAGCCCGCCACGCGCTGGACCGGCGCCAGGAGGCTCAGGAGCGCCCGCTCCTGGATCAGGGCGGCGATCTCGGCCCCGAAGCCGGCGTTGCGGGGGGCCTCGTGCACCACCACGGCGCGGCCCGTCTTCTCCACCGACTGGAGGAGGGCCTCGAGGTCCAGCGGGTTGAGGGTCCTCAGGTCCAGCACCTCGGCGGAGATTCCCTCGCGCTGGAGCGCCTCGTGGGCTTCCAGGGCCTGCCGGACCATGGAGCCCCACGCGATGATCGTCACGTCCTTTCCCTCCCGGGCGACGCGCGCCTGGCCCAGGGGAATCGGCACGGCGGCCGTCGGGACCTCCTCCCGGAAGGCGCGGTAAATGCGCTTGGGCTCCAGGTAAACCACGGGGTCCTCGTGGCGGATGGCCGAGAGGAGAAGCCCCTTGGCGTCGGCGGGGTTGCTCGGCACCACGACCTTGAGGCCGGGCGTGTTCAGCAGGAGGGACTCGTAGGATTCGGAGTGGTGCTCGGGGGGATGGATGCCGCCCCCGTAGGGCATGCGCACCACCATGGGAAGGTGGAAGAGGCCCCGGGACCGGTTCCGATACCTCGCCACGTGTGCGAAGAGCTGGTTGACGGCGGGGTACATGAAGCCCATGAACTGGATCTCGGCAACGGGACGGAACCCGGCCGCGGCCAGGCCGACGGCCATGCCCACGATGCCGCTTTCGGCCAGCGGAGTGTCCATCACCCTTCCGGGGCCGAAGGCGTCGAGAAGCCCTTCGGTGACGCGGAAGACGCCGCCGTCCCGGCCCACGTCTTCGCCGAGGACGAGGACCGAGGGATCCCGCTCCATCTCCTGCCGGAGGGCCTGGTTGACGGCCTGAGCCAGGGTGAGGCGCTCGGCGGGCTCCGCGACGGCGTGCAAGGCCGAGTGCGCCCGGCTTTCGGAGATCTTCGCGGTCATCGTCCCACCTCGTTCAGAAGGGCCTCTCGCTGCTCCACCAGGTTCCAAGGCAGTTCGGAGTACATGGAATCGAAGATCTCCGAGGGGTGCGGCTCGGGCATGGCTTCGAGGGCCTCCACGTCCCGCTCCACGCGGGCGGAGGCCTCCTCGAGGAAAGCCTCCTCTTCGGCCTCGCTCCAGAGCTTCCTGGATTCGAGGAAGGCCCGCATGCGGGCCAGGGGGTCCCTCTGGGCCCAGTATTCCAGTTCCTCCGGAGGACGGTATTTCTTGGCGTCGTCCGCGGTCGTGTGGTTCTCCATGCGGTAGGTGTGGGCCTCGATGAGCGTGGCGCCCCCGCCGGAGCGCGCCCGGTCCAATGCCTCCTTCGCCGCCGCGTAGCAGGCCAGGACGTCGTTCCCGTCCACCTGTATCCCGGGGATCCCGTAGCCGTGGGCCCGCTGGGCGATGGAGCCGGCGGCCGTCTGCTGCCGGAACGGGACCGAGATGGCCCACTGGTTGTTCTGGATGTAGAAAACGGTCTTGGGGCGGAAGACCCCGGCGAAGTTCAGGGCCTCGTGAAAATCGCCCTCGGAGGAGGCGCCGTCTCCCGCGAAGCCCACCGCCACGGCGTCTTCACCGCGCAGCTTCAGGGCCAGTCCGACGCCCACGGCGTGGAGGAGCTGGCTCCCGACCGGAATGGCGGGCGGAAGGCACCTCGTTCCCTCGGGGAAGCGCGAGCCGCGTTCGTCGCCCTTCCAGAAAGCGTAGATCAGGTGGCCGGGGATTCCCCGGAGCATCATGATGCCGTGCTCCCGGAAGGAGGGCACCATCCAGTCCACCTCCTCCATGGCCAGCGCGAGGCCCGCCTGGGCGGCCTCCTGGCCCCGAAGGGAGCCGTAGGTGCCGAGCCGCCCCTGGCGCTGGAGGTTCAGCGCCTTCTCGTCGAAGCGGCGCATCCAGACCATGTTTCGGTACAGGTCGCGGAACTGCTCGTCCGAGAGACGCGGGACCAGGGCCTTGTCGGCCTTTCCGTCCTTGTCGAGGATCTCCAGCCGTTCCGTGACCGCCTCGTAGATCGTGCGTTTGGGCATGCGGGTCTCCTTAGGCGCCGCCAGTCTCGTCCGTGCTGTGGGCTGTTCCGAGTCGAGCGTAACAGGCCCCCCTCACCTAAGCAAACTCCTTGCCGTTTGCCGCAGGCCGATGGGGAGTTCTGGAAGGGCGATCAGGGCACCGCCGGTCGAGGGGAGATCACCCATTTCGGATCCCCGCGCCGGGCCCGGAGCGCGGGAGGAAGCTCGGGAGGCGCCTCCTCCACGGCGGAGGCGCCGAGGGCCCTCGCGCACGAGCGGCACACGGCGCGGGCGGCGGAGGACGCGTCGAGGCCCGGACGCGCCGGGAGGGCGCCCATGGCGGCGAGGATCCGGTCGGGCTCCACGCCGAAGACGCGGGCCTGGAAGGGCGCGTTCAAACCGAAGAGGAGCGCCCCGTGGACCAGAACGGCCCGGCGGCGCCGGGTCTGGGCGCAGCCGAGGACCTTTCGGCCCCCCGAGAGGAGCGTTTCGCCACGGTGGTCCTCGAAGCAAATGGGAGAACGCCGCCGCGGCGATCCGTCCCCGGGCCGCCACGGGCGGACCTCGGCCCCGAGTCCTCCGACGGCCTCGGCGATGGCGGAAACGAAGGCCGCGTACAGCGAGTGAATGCCCCGGGCCCAGGGGTGATCCGCGGGGAGGGCCAGGGAGAGGGAAAGGGAGCGTCCCCCTTCGTGAAGCACGGCCGAACCGCCCGTGATCCGCCGCAGGATCGGGACGCCCAGGCGCAGGCACGGGGCGGGATCCACCTCCGAAGGCGGCTGCCCATACCCGAGAACGAGGACGGGGTTCGGCCAGGCGTAGGTCCAAAGAACGGCCCCCCGGCTTCCCTCCTCAAGGAGAAGCTCCTCGAGGGCGAGGTCCTCGAAAGGTTCGCCCCCTTCCCTCCACCGAAAGCGCAGGGTGTGCCGGTCCGCAGGCGGTAGGTCTTCGGAACGCATGACGTATCCAGTGTAGCAGGCTTCGGCCTCCC from Acidobacteriota bacterium harbors:
- a CDS encoding dihydrolipoamide acetyltransferase family protein — encoded protein: MVFEFKFPDVGEGIHEGRIVEWLVKAGDSLKVDQPFVKVETDKAVVDLPSPRAGTVLELRFGKGDVIHVGDVIAVFGTEGEAKAHAPALPEAVSSAAAADAFAPSAPPPSAPRPGRVLATPHTRALARKLGVDLASVPATGRNGRVTDEDLRRFAEAPPPAPSAFRVRVDGAKHAPPTGPAAPLGEADSDPYGPVERAPVSHLRKVIAQAMALSKRTAAHVTHVDEADVTDLLALYGRLKPLAEADGVKLGLTAFFVKALASVLKAHPLLNASYDEAREEIVYKKYVHMGVAVDTPEGLIVPVVRDADRKDLLTVAREVADLAARARERRLSLDELKGASFTLTNIGPVGGLIATPIIHQPELAIAAFFAVKDRPAVHEGKVAVRKMMNVALSFDHRIIDGAEGARAASALVQRLEHPEYMLLRG
- a CDS encoding alpha-ketoacid dehydrogenase subunit beta; amino-acid sequence: MTAKISESRAHSALHAVAEPAERLTLAQAVNQALRQEMERDPSVLVLGEDVGRDGGVFRVTEGLLDAFGPGRVMDTPLAESGIVGMAVGLAAAGFRPVAEIQFMGFMYPAVNQLFAHVARYRNRSRGLFHLPMVVRMPYGGGIHPPEHHSESYESLLLNTPGLKVVVPSNPADAKGLLLSAIRHEDPVVYLEPKRIYRAFREEVPTAAVPIPLGQARVAREGKDVTIIAWGSMVRQALEAHEALQREGISAEVLDLRTLNPLDLEALLQSVEKTGRAVVVHEAPRNAGFGAEIAALIQERALLSLLAPVQRVAGFDTVFPLSLLEAHYLPHRERVVAAVRKTLDF
- the pdhA gene encoding pyruvate dehydrogenase (acetyl-transferring) E1 component subunit alpha, producing MPKRTIYEAVTERLEILDKDGKADKALVPRLSDEQFRDLYRNMVWMRRFDEKALNLQRQGRLGTYGSLRGQEAAQAGLALAMEEVDWMVPSFREHGIMMLRGIPGHLIYAFWKGDERGSRFPEGTRCLPPAIPVGSQLLHAVGVGLALKLRGEDAVAVGFAGDGASSEGDFHEALNFAGVFRPKTVFYIQNNQWAISVPFRQQTAAGSIAQRAHGYGIPGIQVDGNDVLACYAAAKEALDRARSGGGATLIEAHTYRMENHTTADDAKKYRPPEELEYWAQRDPLARMRAFLESRKLWSEAEEEAFLEEASARVERDVEALEAMPEPHPSEIFDSMYSELPWNLVEQREALLNEVGR